Genomic window (Eubalaena glacialis isolate mEubGla1 chromosome 6, mEubGla1.1.hap2.+ XY, whole genome shotgun sequence):
GACTAATAATCTTACAAAGAGATATAACtagtagaaaaataaatctaaattagTAAAGTTTTATTAATCTGTTGGAATTATGAAATATATGCTATtgacccacaaaacaaaacatgcttTCAAAAACTTCTGAaacaatttttgaaatttatttctaaaagtcACAGAGACAAAACTTTAAAAGAGACACATTTATACTAAGGATACATGCGTGAGcaaaaaaaataagcaagggaatacaaaaatgaacatagtaaaattttaatgaatacaGTGTTCTGGATACAAGTAGAATACCACTACATAAGAACTGTATTTACCTCAAAAGTCTATGGTAGTATGGATTGAGATAAACCAGGTTTAGGATAGTCACTTCACTATTCACATTTTAATCAGTGCTGACTAGAAGCCAAAGCAACTTATTTTAGGCTAAGATTTTCAATTAAATTATAGAATGAATCTTCTATTTAATAAACATGTTTTAAGGTGATCTGTACTCATTTAAAGGCAGCTGGGGCAAGTCAAACCACAGAGAGCCCTTACAAAGACTAAGCACCAAATGACAAATTGTTTGTGGCTTTTGTTTGGGGCCACCTtacgttttattttgtttaaatgtgTTTTCCATTAACATTTACATACAAATTCTTTCAGGCAAAAGATTTTAACATGGAACTTTCTGCTTAGCGATCTTGCCAACTGTTACTTACAATAGTTTTTAAGCAATGAAGACTTCAGAACAATCCCAAGCCGATACTTAATTGGTTACAACTGTAAGATGCAGAACTTTTTAAGTATTGGTATTTTGGTCCCTGAAATTCAGTAGGGCCAAATGCGTTAACTGGAagtaacatttgtttaaaaaaaaaaaaaagaaaaaaagtcttactCAAAGATGATAACGAATAAAATAACTATTTAGGCTCCAATACACAATCTTTCTAAATTTCCACCCTGTAAGAAATGATTATAATGTCTTTCAGGCTTGCTATATGCCCCAGAGAATCAAAAGAAACCAACAAGGAATTTAACATTTCAACAAGCTAGCAACTATTTACTGTAAGCATATAGTGAAATTCTGGAAGACATACTATCATACTTTGAGAAAACACTATTAACAGGTAAGCATGTGTTGAAGGCAGTTTATAAATGAAACATTACAAATCTTATGTTTATGCATACaacttataaaatagaaaaaatgtgcTATTTTTCCCAATAGTATAGCATCACACTAACACTATATAGTTAAGATTGAGAGCTCTGTACACACGTCCACACCTCCACAGCAGCATATGCCTCTTAGACATTCTCCATTTGTTACCCAACGTATGCTAACCATGGTTTCACAGATTTGTACCAGTTTGAGCAGGCTAAGACAATCATTCTGCCTTATCTTTTTAACTATGAAGTAAAGTTAACCAGTTTCAGGGAACGAAAAGTTTCACAATCAGTAAAGAAACACATTAAACCTCCACAACAGGATGGAAAACGCTTCTAAGGACATGATATAATCCTAACAGAAGGACGGATTATGCCTCTAGATATACTGGATATACGAAAAGTTAGGAGCCTGGAGAAATACATTAAGCTATATGGGACCTAAATGATCATCAAATTAGTAATAACTGCTAGAAACTCAAATGTGAATTATTGGTATTTTTCTAGTACAACGTCATCCAGTTTGTTTAGGACTACTCAAAGCCGTCCTGCCACTATGTGTTTGCTGTTAGTGCAAATTAATGTCCAAACAATAGGGAGCAGTCTGAATCACATGGAAGTCTTGAAAAAATTAGAATGATTGTATATCTAACCTTATCTTTGTATTCTGAAAATACTgctataaaaatcaattattttccGAGTTTCGTAGCTCTTGTACCATCTTAGATAATTCAAATTAAACATGGTTGCCTGCAAATTCTTTACTAGAGGAAGTAAAAGCAAAGTACATTTTGGTTATGTTTTGCCGCTGGTTTCCTCTTGCATGTGTTTAACAAATGAGAGCACTATTCTGGGCATTAATTGTGCTACTTTAACATAACTGAACATGAGAAAAACTGGTAGCTCAAATTTtgacaagtgattttttttttttggtggcaaacttatttaaaaacgaaaacaacaacaaaaaaaagcccacataaaatctaaaataagatGGGCACTTTGACACCTCATACTAGGAACTTAAGTCCACCAAAAAAACTTAGACATGGAAAGCTGATTCTGAAAAACATAATATCTAATCTTTTTCTTATTCACTTTGGCTGTTTTTTAATGAAGACTTGTGGTAAAATGACTTCAAAGATAACTCCAAGTCACATAGGGCATCTTTTGTCAGTGCTTTGTAATAGAAATATACTTTATAAAGATTTTTAACTTGAATGGTTTCAAAgactttgactttttttaaagctCTACTCCAAGTTTTCagctgtttaatttttaaaaaatataatttgggtATCCAACAAAGAGGACATACCTGGGCTAAGCCACTTTAATAACCTTACAGGATAGTGGAATTCAGATAGAGATCATTTCCTGAACATGGTTGACCTTTAACAGATCTGATTATTTCCTCACCCAAACAGTTATGCAGGATACTGCCAGATCTTCATTACAAAAATCTTGCCAGTATTTTTAGACAATGGTTTACCATCTATGTTTAAAAACCTTATACCACCAGAGGCAAAGCACATAAAAGTGAAAGTAAGTAAACTTGTTTCTAGTCTATCTAAATAAACTCTTATAAAATCATGTGGAAAAATTAATGCATAAAAAGTAATTTCCTTATCATCTGATCTGTCAGCCAAAAAGTAATTACTAATTCTCTGTAAAAACAGGAAACTCAATCATAAAATGTCTACCTGTTTAAATTAAAATGCCAATCTTGAAGTCTTTTAACACcatgacataaaaaaaaaagtttgcaaattCAAAATGATGCTTGAAATGAAAGCTATGGTTCGAAAATTTGTGTTTATAGTACGAGACTAAAATCGTGTCACTGCAAAATTCCCGGTGGCTTTTGGCACTTACATTAAAAGATTTTAGTCTTTTGGTCACTTGAAGCTGCTACTAATACAACaataagcctttaaaaaaaaaaaggaaaaaagacagtGAGGAACTGAAAGATAGTTAACTACATCATATACAAGTAAAGCATAGTCTGAAATAAACAATCATTTTCTGCTAGGAATCTGAAGATATAAGAATAGTTTCCCACCATCCCTTCCTTTTTGAGGATCCTCTAATCAGAAATAATTCCTTTAAGTTACTGTGAGTGGTATTGCCTGGCAGCAGCTTCAACTTCCTAGGCTAGTCTTCAATCCAAGTAATTAGGTAATCTCACAAGGAATAATCATACATGGCAATGGGGTAAAAAAGCAGGGCAGTTCTTCCATGCACAAACATTTCAGGAGAAAAACCATCAATTTTAAAGATAACCATCAGGTTTCAGGTATCCTAGCACACTCTAAACCCTAAGTTTTGCTTTACACCATTGGTGACTAAAATTAACAATATGTTTTGCagtgaggtttctttttttttatgtttttttttttttttgcctgcaacTATATATACATTGCAAAACTATTATGCATCAcatgatttaaaatgaaataaatataaaaatgaaccaCACAATCAACACATAACTTTAATACTCCACATTATTTATCTTGATCACAATGGTGATAACCTCCTTGTCAACAATCTTGTGAGTTAAGGAGTTGATTCTCATTCTCATATCCATCAGGCAGATATGCTCTCCTCAGTTGGTCTGACTTGGGTATGGAGCCTCCATTCTTCACATGGCGAGACAGGAAAGCACGGACTGCTGGGTGATCAGCCTTCTCAAGTGGGATGTTGGCTTCCAGGCACATTTTCACAAAGTCCTGGATAACACTGACTTTCTCTGTTTGCGCAGTACTGTTGCACTGAAGCGATGCAGTTAGAGGCCTCTGCTTCTTTCTCACATTCTGCTCTTCAAATTCTGCCTTCCTCTTGGTATGAGTCTTTGACTTGAGGTGGTCACTAATGGCAGACTTGCGAACATGATTCAGAACCACATTGCAAGAAGTGCAGAAGAGTTTTCCTCCATCTTCGTGCAGCTCACCTCCAAACTCAGTGACTCGATCCAGGGGAGTCACATACAAAGCAGTCTTAGAACGGTTTCGAGCAGGTGGTGCTGTCACTACAAATCTTTCCATTCTGACTTTGAATAGGGTTCTTTCAAGACAAGAGAAACAGAGTGTTATAACAACACTTCACGAGGGAAGGAATAATAAAAAGGTAGGTATAAACATTTTAAGATTAAAGGCTTCACAAAACTTAATTCCAATTAATAGACTGTGTGTCTATTAAGTCTTAACTTACCTGAGATATGTTAAGGGAAGGCAAAACCAGAGCAAGTTACTAGTAACAACTAGGTCCATTCCTtgattttgatgaaattcaaataaattcAAAGTATGAAAAAAGAACTATCCCAGATGTCACTATCCTTTAGAAAAACCTAACTACAGGTCAATATTTATGGTATTAATTGTATTAATCTCATCCAATTTAGATACATGTTCAAGTTTAAAAGAACTTCTTTCCCTTCACAGTTCTGGGGCAACAGATTTTAGGGAAACAACTGCAAGGAACTGTGTACAAAGTTTGTTCAAACAGGTGGGCCACTAAACTGGCGTAATTCTATATGAAGTTGAATATAATTTCCAAAATTGTTCtgagaagaaagaaagtaaaaaccaAGAAAGAACACAGGCCAAATGCaattaaaagcagcaacaatGATGTTAAATTTTAAAGTCAAAATACAGAGCTCAAAgtaagtcattttttttaatgcatatacaCCTCTACTAAGATACCTTTCCAAAAGGTGATAGACAAGCTATGTAAAGTGCCTTATCTAACACTTTTTATTCCATTAAAGAATAATATTTacatttgctaatatttatttcacttatttaactATTAAGTGAGACCAAAATTAAGAACACAGTATCTTGTACATGACAGATGCTCAATCACAATTTGTTGATATGGAATAAGTGATTATCTTCACtatctttccaaatatttaacTCAGAAGCAGCTTAATAATTTCTCAATTTAACCCCAAAACAAATTTTTGTGATCATTGCCAAAAACGTAAGGTTATGGGCACTGAAAACTTGAGATAACAGAAGTTGTAAGTGATAACCATTTGTTCCTGAGGCCATGCCATTGGATTAAGCTCTTACATTAACCTAGATATAAGAAGTTGAAATGAATTTGATAGAATTCAAGATGGAATTCTGTTCTGTTTAAATACATTAGAGAAAAATTCCCAGGTGTGCTCTGAAGAACTGTACTTTATAAGTGTAATCAGAAACAATGGAGTATTCCGTTAATCTATGCTACAGAATTCATAGCTGGTTACCATGAAATCTCTCTCAAAAGAATTTATGTATTAGACACCTGTGGACATAACCTCAGAGAAGAACTCAACATTCCACAGAAATTTTGGAAAGTATGATCAAGTTTAGGTTTTAAtaagtttaattcttttttttcccattaaaaatgtgtttaacgCAAGGCTCTCGTGTCAAATATTATTTAGGTTATAGGTTTTCAATGGCAGGTAAGACAATTCCTGCTTACTAAATAGTGAATTACCATTACACATAGTTGTACTTTAAGTTAATGGTATATGTTTTATAATCATATAGCAAGTCAGTCCCAATTATAATTAATGGTTCTAAGCTATTTATGAAAAACATTACATATTTGTGCCCAGTAATGCTTAAATCATTCTATTTGAAAAGTCTTCTGTCTTTGGATTTCATACTCTAAAACAATTAACATGTTCGTTATTCTTTGAAGCATAAAACGCGCAATCACTTGTGCTAATATGAAAGGCCTACACAttccaaaatcttttaagttttaaagtatatttgtGTTACTGCAGAGGTAAATATCCACCCAGTAGAGGATGCTCGAGTTTACAGAACCGAAGAACGAAAAGTGTTTTCCATAGaagtaaagatattttaaacGAGGAAGTTACAAAGTTAAGAGACGGAATTGgccaacaaaaaaagcaaatcatttactagataaaaataaaactcaacagAAGTTTTCAAGTTTAAATGTTTACCAGAttagtttccagtttttttcgTCTTGATACCTAGTAGCGAAGGGTCTCCAGCGCAAAACCAAAGACGCATGAAATCCTGGCACTTTCAGTTTGTCCAAACCCGGAGATGCCTTCGAATCAGTTTTTCAACAAGTGATGGTGTGGAAATAGTTTCTGGGCTTGCACCCTATTTTCCCTGAGGTGCTGGGAAGTCATGCCTTTACTGTAAAACAcgaaaaacaaatggaaagaaaaaacgggggagggggaaggaaaaagGGTGGATGAAAAGACGAACAAGAACGTCCACAACAGCCACCACGCAGGTGTGCTTAAAATCACTCTAAGTCCACACCACAAATTCGGATCCCAACGTTCACCCCAACTCTTCTCATCCCAGTCCCTCCACAGTGGTGCGCCCGGATCTGCACCTCCCCGGGCGCCCAAGCCCCAGGGTTCGGGAAGAGGGAAAGGCGGGGCTCGCGACGCGCCCGGCGTCTAGACTCCCTCCTCCCGCGCGGAGCCCAGCACGCCGGCGCCCCACCGCCCCTGCCCGCTAGCTGGGCAGGGCCGAGTCCCAGCTGCCGGCCGTGGGCCCGGGAACTCGACAGCCGAGTTGGCGGCAGTCTCAAGGGAGGAGGCAGCAGGCGCCTGACGGAGGCGGCCGCTGTCAGGCTTCccgtcccctccctcttcctcccgcCGACAAcggcgccccggccccgcccccggctccCGCTTCGGGACGGAAGGCCCCGGGCCCAAAGCCCGCACCAACGGCCGGGCCCACCCTCGGCCTCCCTAGCTCCTTGGTACCGTAGGATCGGGGCCGCCTTGAGGGGAAGTGGACGATACGCGGccggaaagaaaaggaagaggaagaaaaggaggtgcAATGGGGTGAAGGTGGAGGACCAGTCgccaccgccgccaccgccgTCGCCGTTGCCCGATCGAGCCCCGCAGCGGCCGCCGTGTCCCCCGCCGAGCCCAGTCCTCCTGCGCCGCCTATGGGAGAGCTCGTAGGCGGTCCCCAGCAACCGCCGAGCAACATTGACCAACGGACCGCGGATCTATCAAACAGACGGCTGATTTGGCCAATAGTAGTGGAAGGGCGGACATGTGCATGATTGGCAGCTAGAGTTCTCCAATGAAAACTGGGGGCGTGGGTGGGCGGAGCCGGAAGTAGAGCCAGCCGAGAGGCCCCTGTccggctggggaggagggaagggggagggaactagaggaggaggtggaggttaGCCGAGGCAGCTACAGCGGCGGAGGCGCAGGGGCTGGTACGCGCT
Coding sequences:
- the CGGBP1 gene encoding CGG triplet repeat-binding protein 1, encoding MERFVVTAPPARNRSKTALYVTPLDRVTEFGGELHEDGGKLFCTSCNVVLNHVRKSAISDHLKSKTHTKRKAEFEEQNVRKKQRPLTASLQCNSTAQTEKVSVIQDFVKMCLEANIPLEKADHPAVRAFLSRHVKNGGSIPKSDQLRRAYLPDGYENENQLLNSQDC